TCCATTCTAAACCCGATTCTCTGTTTATAcaaatcaaaatattattttttccattgGATTACTTAAAAAATAGTGAAATGATCTATCTACTCTGGTATAGAACCAATACTCTCCAAAATAGACTAATAATTGAGTTAAAAGACTCACAGTATATTCTGCTGGGTTGTAACCTCAgcatttgttttggaaaagtACTTTCACTAATACTGCACGCAGAACACTAAAGCTTTTGTTATAATATTAGCCTTTTTGCAAAAGCACCTGTAGATGGTCCAACGCGGTCTATCCGATAATGTAATGTCCTTTCTAACCATGTTAATGATTTAACGGAACTGCATAAAAGCTCCCCCTGGTTCAGTTACCGCTTCTATCGCTCCTGCCAAACTTCCTCGATTGTCCAAAGGGTCTATGAAATGCACCGTAAAATCGTATCAATCAATCGCCACACCGCAGCATTGCCCGCAGCGATTCCGGTGCCAAAATCGAGTGCAACGGATCCGAGGATGTCGGGAATGATCTGCTCTTAATCGACTTACACCAACAATCATATAACAATCAAATAACGCTTAAAACGATCAACATACACGACCCGGGCGACCGTAAACCGCATAAAGCCCGAATACCACCACTTCGACCACTCCGGTGCTTAATGTCACTCCTCTGCACGACTCGGCACGACGGCTTCTGTCACCTTCTGTCCCATGGGGGCGGGGAAGCGAGCTTCAAGGGAATCGAAACTCAACATCGAACGCCACGTAGTTCCTGCAGCGGTCCGCTAGTTCGTCCGGTACTGTATCCGAAAAAGGTCCTAGATTGTTCCGAGTTCCCTGACCGACAACCGATGCAGACCGGTCCAGAGTCCAGAGCTGGAATTGCAATTGGCAACAACgctggcacacgcacacacacacaaggcctCATGCGATGGTGAAAACACAATTATGCAATTTTATGAGCTAAAATCCCCAGGACTAGAACGGGCGCCCGGTTGCGGAACTCCTTCCCCCGCTTCTACTGTCCGTGTCCGAGGCCACAATCGccttgtggtgtgtggtgttcgTTTTTAATCGCTTTTACGCGACCGGAATGCCCCCGGTCGGCCATTTGCACAGCGTAGCGAAAGCcaacgccgccgtcgccgctgccaccgtcacatccgtccgtccgtgcgtgattcgtttcgttcgattccGGCGTTCGGTTCCATGTTTGTGGTTTGGCTTTAAAAGAGTGGTAGCAGTGGGCAGGCAGCAGGGGGAGTAGCAGgacactgtatgtgtgtgtaattttGCGCCTGTTTAGATGCCCGCTTGCCTCACCACAAGCTTTCCGCTCCGCTATTtgcattcaattttgtttttgaacGTGAAACCAATGCccgaaaaccacacacacacacaccgaggccAGAGCTTTGGTGACGAACGGGAATGGGAATAAGGATCACTAGAGGGGGCCTGGGGGTGTTGGGTGCCGCGTACTAACATTTGCCGTTCGGATCGCTTTTCGATGTCAACTCTAACCGTGGCCGGGCTCACGGGTTTTGCGGATTTGAATTTGGTATTTTGGACAACCCCATCCCTCGGTTTTTGGAGGACTGCAATGTTGCTGCATTGACGTCGCCGTTGTATTCTGTAGCCCGATCGGAATCCTAGGCCGGACCGGAGCCTCTTCAGCCTTCCAGAGCGCGCCAATGGTTCGGGGATagctttatttgttttttataatTATTGCCACCGGGTACGGTTCGAACGCGGAAGGACAACGAGGGGCCGGGGCCGGCGGGCAGGTGCAGGGTGGTCACTCGCAACCGTATCAGCGTATTCGCGTCGAGTGCACACTTTGGCGCATTGCGTGCATTTCGCGCCAAGCTCTCCAACCGACGGACAGTCCAACACGTTGTCTGTGAGCCAAATTTATAAACTGTGTTTACCTTCCCGGGTTCACGAGTTACGATGTCGGTCGTGgacgtggcggtggtggtgtggaagCTCATCGAGGCGATAAGAGCTGCAACAACGGACCACGCACCGTGCGGATTCGCTTGTGTAAAGTGTCGTCGCTCAGCGATGATCGCGTCCATGACGTGGAGGACGACGTTCCGAGCGCTAGGGATCGAAACTCATCCTGGCTCGATGGTGGATGACCGTGGCCACACCGCCCGGAGGGGGGTTTCGCTTTTTGGGGCCGAAATGGTGACAGTAaacccgagtgtgtgtgtgtgtgtgtgtgtctcaggTGCAGTAACAGTAATTGCATTAGGACATCAAAGCGAAGTAATGATGAGTTTGTCTTTACgcacagagcacacacacattccttgGGTGTTGATTTATAGGCAAAGGAATCCGGTTTGTGGTGGTACGATACCATGGGTACTATGATCACTTTTGTGATTTTAATTCGTTAATACTACGTAACTACAATAGGCATCAGTTTTGGAGACTTTTGGAGGACACTTTTAGGCATTGTTTCGAGTAACCGattctctacacgggcgcgagaaagctgaaaatgagatgagaatgaaaaaggcgagaatgtcaaatcccatacatttgtgacagcctacttgtatctttacatttccatttgtatgagatttgacattctcaactttttcattctcatctcattttcagctttctcgcgcccgtgtagatgaagtgtaaaGCGACTTATTATTGGTACATATTACCAAGTTACTTGAATTTATTTAACGTATTCCAGCTCTGCAAAATGTTCTCCAGTTCCTGAAAATATGTTCCTGAATATATCAAAGTAGTCTTGCCAATTGTTGACCAATAATATTGAGCGTCTGTAGCCCGCTAAAGCTGCAAAGAGCATTGATCACTGTCGACTTGGATTTGACGCAGTTTATGTTTTTCCATCCTCGTCCATGGCCTAGCGTGACCTACTACCATCTCGAAGTATCTCCTTCGAAGTACAATCCACGGTTGCTGCATCCTCGCAACCAGTGGCCATCGTCAAAGCCAAAGTTCATTACTATCTATTATCTTCGGTTAGgttggatgatgatgtccaCTCCCAGCGTTCAGTGTGTCCAGACcggaagcgagaaagaaaaaaaaactgtcaacCCATTCCACGGAACTACGGGACCAGTATGGAGTGGGTTGGgcatggaaaaaaaaagatgaacaaaaaaaataccgagAAGGTCGGTCCGGATTTGTAGTCGGTCGCCTCCGGGGGCCCAAAAGGGGCCTACAGCGACCTATTCCGCGGACGACAATCGATCGCGAAATGGGGGCCGCGGCGCATAAAGCAATTACACGTGGTAGTGGGTTCTGCGCGccattggcatcggcatcggcatcggttctAGATGCACCTTCCGCCTCCCTCCCGGGTCAAACCTGTCGAGTGTATGGCAAGGTGCGCTGCGGCCAGTGACCGGACGGGCGCGAGTCGCTGGTCGTTATCGTTGGTAAAATATCGCGCAACAACCGCGGGCGAGGGACTGCCGGCCAGGATTCATACGCGGGTgcagtgtggtggtggtggtggtggttccgggaGTTACCATTTCCTTTCGACCCGTTCGGTTCCGGTCCCGGAGATGGGGTCAGAGGTGTGTcagtggtagtgtgtgtgtgcttggagTGTGTTTTTAGGATTTTCTCCTTTGGCGGAATAGGTAGGCCAGGTTCGCGCGTCCAACcttccccacacacacacacacacacacacgtaactAAACACGGCGTGACCGTGCGCACCTGGAAGGTGGTCTGAACCTGTTCTTCTGCACCCCAGGACCCTCCTTTTCGTCCCTCCAACGCGCGGTGCGCTATCGAGCGTTAAATTTATCGGCATGTTCATGTCAGACTTTGccaaacatttaattttatctCGTGATGTacggccactgccaccacccccTAGCTTCTCACCCACCCTCGCCTGACATTCCAGTGTCCAGgttcaggtgtgtgtgtgtgtgtgtgtgcatatgcGGTTTGGGGCAgaaaacgatttgttttgtttgcgataTTGTGTATGTGCGAGTATCGGTGTGTGGTATGTGTGCTTGTTTGCGGTTTTCTATGCGCCGGGTCCACTACTGTGCCCGTGGGTGCGATCATCGGTCGCCGGTCGGAGGTCGGTCGGAACTGCTGTCGGAACCCAGGTCGGTGGTAGTTgactaccacaacaacaacaacagcagcaacggtcgaTGGGTCCTCTATTAGCTCTGCAACAACTCGTGCAGCACTATTTCGGGCCCTTGTACCGGTTCcgtgtggtggcggtgaaggCAGGTGAGGGCGACGCGAGATATGAGATACAAGATAACGCGGAAGACAGTAATGTTTCAATCGCCGCGTATCGCGCTACGCCACTATCGCCAGGAGCCCGGGGAACGCGAATCGATTTTTGCCAGGAAGTAGTACAACGATTTTCGGGACCGACCGTGCTGTGGGGACCGTTGGAGTGGCCCAGAAGCGCCCAAGAGTTAAAGTGTTCAGCGGAAGGGATGCTATTGAGAAATGCTTAAAGTGTGCAAAGAGTGAAGACTTCTCCTGTTGAGCTGATTTTGTGGTTTCCAGGATTCAGGACCAGGCTCCGATTTCCCGGAAACGAGTGCTACGTCAGCTTCATACTAATTACTTCTGTAACATAatgccagcggccagcgacgCATTTGCCCGGAAATTGAAAAGGAAGCCGAACCGAGGGAGTTGATTGATACGACGTAATTACCGAAGAGACTtctcatttaattaattaaaggAAAAGGTTtaaattcgtttcatttcgttcaatTTAAAATTCACATTCTGCGCGAATAGTTGGGTTGAAATATTGATCCTAATTAGCATAATGATGAAGCGTTTAAAAATAAGTATTGGAATACAGATACGTCAGCAATAGTATCTAAGATACGTCAGCAATAGTATCTAAGAGATCAAAGTAAAATGACAATGATTTGACTTTCATGCGGTTTTGCTATTGAAACTTAATCTTATTTGGCTTCTTCGTAGGGTTGTTTCTTATGAGGGAAGGTCCCATAATTTATCTACATGATAAgattgctggttggctggccaaCATATTGGGGAAATCTTGTTTTTGTACCGTAATGTTCCCCTTAGCAGAAGatatattttcattatttttataaacTTCAAAGTTTTGGGCTACTAGATGCTCTTTAAATTTATTGGTATTTTTGTAACagcaagaaaatggaaagaacatATTATGAAATATTCATATAACAATGCATTTATCTAACGCCTGGTAAGCATCGTTGAGTATTTATCGTTTGATTTTATTcttgtttatttaaattccaGCTAAAGACATGCCACGGTTTAGATTTaacaattcaattttcaactcTGCTCTAGCACATAATCAAGAATCATTTCTTCAGTCCATACTAAGGAGTATTAAATGTTTTTAATGTGCCTGTTTGTGAGCGTTTAAATCGCCGCGTTCTGTAACTGTTCAATGAGTTCTGATTAGCTATCTCGCAATGGCAGTTGGCATTCCCTTTAATTAACCCGCATCCCACACGTTCGATGAAATAATTAACCTAGAATGAGTCTTATGCTCATAAGCATTGAATACTCAGCACGTTAACGTGCATTCGTGGGGCACAGACGCCAAGACAGTAAACCGCAGAACTCTCCCACTCATTCGATTCGGTCCCTTGACGTGCCACCGCCTtgcaagaacaaaaaaaggaatgatCCTCCCCCCAAACCGGCGGATAGCTTAGTTGCGAAAGAATCGTTAAGTATTCCTCTCGCGGTTTCCACGCGCGCTGCCAGCAATCAAAATAAaacccattccattccaacgcCCGTTCctaatcctcctcctcctggtgctCATCGATAGCCGGGGGGATACCAGCCGGGGGTGGGATGAAAACCAATACTGGCGAACATTATTGCTATCATTTAGCAAAACCTCAAACAAACATCGCCATCGATGGTCCCGGTGGTTCAGAACCATGCTCCTccatttcctccccccccccccccccccccgcaccaGTGCGTTCCTTCTCCGGCGAGCTACTCCAATCGACCTAATGAAGCCAGAGTTTAACGATGTTTGCGCTTCCGGTGGTGAAGGCTGCTTCCGGTGCGCGAAAACCGGTGAAGTCGATTGTGCGAGAGTCGGTGAAGTCGATTGTGTCTGTTCGCCAAAGAAACTCCTTCTCCCCCCGTGgaatccgttccgatccgttcTCGCGGCCGGAGCGCGTTACCTTTGGCCACAGCATCCGCAACGccgggcggtcggtcggtccggagTGAGGTAGAGCGCGTGACGGCAAACAACAAGAAGTTCATTACATCCGAAATTAATTTCCTGATTTGAAAAGCCTGCGcccaagcgcacacacacaccgggcgtGTCTTCTGTGAGCGTCACAATCAGGTGAGCTCCGACCGAGGGCGCGATCGGAATGGCGTTGGCCTCAGCAACGCTCGCACCAAGGAGTCAATCGAAGAAAATTGTAAAAGAACTTTCGTAGCaccacgtgcgtgtgtgtgtgtgtgtgcctcgatGTACGTGTACCGGATGACATGCCTACCGTTACGTACGTCTAGAGCTCTTTGTTTGTGAGGGTGTCACGTACTGGAAGCCATCATGAAAACGGGGGTGGGGCGGCCAAGGTGTGTCTACGCGAATACGCAAAGTGCCATCAAGCGCGAAACCGGTTCCCGGAGTGATGAGCGTTCTCAACCGCACATCCTCAAAGGACCCTGGGTCCCCCTACCCCGCCGTCATCAACCCGCCTCATTCGGGGTCGGTTtggatggaattgattttcgaaattaaatttaacaaaTAAATCACCTGTATAGTTAATCAAAGCACTCCGGTAGCTCCAGACAGCGAACAGGAAAGAcggcaggaaggaaggccaGTCACAGCAGGCGCTGGTTCGcacacaggaaggaaggattccTTCTTGGAGCTCGGAGCCCTGGGCCCCGTACACCCCCCGAGGGGCGACTTAAACCGGTTCCTTTACATCCTGTCGGAAACCGGATATTACTGAGTTCgtcacttgtgtgtgtgtgtgtgtgtgtttcgtggcTCTCGTCCTCCCAGCAGGTTTCCTAATTTACGCTCCCAATTAATCCTGCTGTATCGTGTGTGGTCCCCACCTCCCCGAAATCACACACGTTGTTGACGCGTTGGGGTTGTCCTCGGATAACGATGTGGATCAGTGACGGTCGGTTGATGCTGTACcggtgggagaggggggacaTGTAAACGGAAAGCGTGAAGGCGTGAGACGTATTACTTCCTACCGCCATGTATTAGACCTCCCAGacaatttggttttatttgtCCGATGGAACGAAGGAATTGGaagaggagttttttttttaaatttccgaATCTTCATTTGTACTATCAGGACCGGCATTCAGAGCAGCTCATGCATAGTAATCCGCTGCTGTCGGAGAACCGGTTGGTTGTTTATTGTCCGGATACGCATAGTACGCAAGTCCTTTGTTTCTGTGCAACTCCTAACAGCATCCCAATTTGTTATTCCTTTCGTCAAGCGCAATGGTTCTAATGATATCAAACAGTGGTTTTCACTTCATCATGACACATCCATATCTAACAATGTTCTGCATAGTAAACCTCTTTCATCACGAGCACATGTAATAGGATTAGTATTTGTTTGCCGAGACCTGAAGAACGATTCACTTTCTATGTGTTGGAGTCGAGAAGTGCTAAACTTATCCTTAGTCAGAGGGATTTCTGGTAGATTTAGCAGCGTTTAGCTTCGGTTTACAGGAGACAGTTTTGTATTCTTTAACTGCTTCATCACTTGCCACTTGCCGGGTTTGACTGTGTTTGGTTGCAGTTGCTCTGATTTTCGCATCAGACGACAACACACCAATTGATCTTTTGGGCAAATGGCTTTTTTGTGATCTCTGTAATTAGAAAGGCTTCGTCGTTGGCCGAAATTTTGAGCAGCTGATTCACACTCGTCAgcatttcaattgaattctATAACGAGTAGCACGCATGATGATTGTCTTTATTTTTGATTCTATTTCAGTCCTTTCGTGAACTCTTTATTGCTTCATATGATCTTCTGATCAAACGTAACACGTTCAGCCTGTGTAAAGACGTATAGCAAACTAATACCAGATTGCACAGTTGAATGATATCAATCCAATAAATGTTATAATAGTTCGAATATCAACGATATGTGAACAACGACTGAACACAACAACCTGATCGCATGTACAGAAAACGGGCGAAGTGATCCGAACTGGAATGACTCATGGATAATACCCACATTGGAGCGATTGAACAGAGAAGGAACAAGGCGCTCTTCGCTCAATTGGAGGCCTCCCGGTCGATGCAGCCTCCCGCATTCCACTGCAACATAGCAATTGCCTTAACAAGCCGAAATTAGCACCCGGCATTCAGCGGGAACTCGAAATCAGAATGGTCCAGCAGCAATGGAATCAGTATAAAACGTCTCTCCGAACAGCTTAAAGGTATTATTCCGGTTCGGCCTCCAGTTTGTTTGGTCTGTTACAGAAAGTGCGTTCGAAAGATGAAACTGCGCGTTAgtttatttgtgttttgtgcggcTCTCTACGTCGGCGCCAGTGATCCAGGTCCTGGTGGGAACAAGAAATCACCCAGCATCAGACTCGAGTTGCTTCTGGCGAAATTGGAGGCCATGGAGCAGAAATTACAAGAAATGCAAAACGTGTTCAAGCAATATCAATCCAAGCAGGCACAAAGTCAAAAGAAAACTTTTAATGCGCTTAAAAAACTCGATCAAGACGTCGTGCTAGTGCTACAAAATCGCTCTTGCCATAATTTTACTCAACAGATAGTGAGTGTCTTGCCGAAACAGAACCAATCCACACACAATTTGGCACCGCAAATACTGGATCATGTGCCActaacatcaacaacaacactgagGCCTCGGCACACTCACTTTTCCTCGTGCAAGGATATATCATCTCGGATATCTATCTCGGATACACATCTCATTCGCGTGAAGAATGATAGTGAACCATTCAAAGTGTATTGTGAACAGATTGCattcggtggtggatggatcgTGATCCAACACCGTTACAATGGATCATTGGACTTTTACCGTGGCTGGGATGAGTACCGCGATGGATTCGGTGATTTAGATAAAGAGTTTTGGTTGGGTTTGGAGAAATTGCATCAGATAACGACAGGCCGTAAGCATGAATTGATTGTCGAATTGAAAGGCTTCGATGGTTCGTACGCATACGCCCGATATGATGCATTCGAAGTGGGTAATGAGAGCGAGCAATACATCCTGAAGGACCTTGGATCGTACAGTGGAACGGCAGGTGATGCAATGACGTACAACAAGGGCATGAAGTTCACAACCAAGGACCGAGATAATGATCTAGATCCATCGATACAATGTGCCCATAACCGTGAAGGTGCCTGGTGGCACAATGATTGTACCGATGCCAATTTGAACGGCCGGTACGTGAATGCTGATGATCAGAAATCATTATGTTGGGCATATTTCAAAAATATATTCCAAGGATTGGGTTTCTCAAGAATGATGATCCGGGAGTTGGAGTAGAGAGTGtctgaaaaccaaaaacaatctTATCGTAAAttccagaaaaaaaatcttttcaaTTAACAAGAAATTTGGTTCAAATTCATCTCAAACGCGAAGTTCATCCGAAAGGTCATATCAATAAttgaggtggaaaattggGAAGAACTCAATCAAGGACGCACTCAAGATAAGTGTTCATATTTTACGCCACGAAAGAAAATACAGAAAGAAAGGATCCTTTTCGAAcgtattaatttaaaaattccattcaacattttttcgtttcaattaattattttaatgaaaataatttttaatcattttacaATAATTTTGAAGGaattgaaagtaaataaattgaaaGTTAAAAGTAATAAATGTCAACAGATACAGGTCCTTGAGAAGTGGAAGATGGAAATTAAGAATTGATGCACCGTTCTTGGAGGACACGAAGGaatcaaaccacaaaacactgTAAAATGAAGTCATCAGAAATTTGTTTTAACCGGCAAACAACGGCCGCATCCATGTCGCTCATCCGCGCATCCTGTTACCAAACATCACTCACATAGTGTGGTAagccagcacagcacaacactCCAGTGTGAAGTGTTGGATAATCTAGTTGAACCTAAGCAAACAGTACGCGACCGAACGTAGTTTAACGCGACCCAGATCGTCGGTCCCGAAGGTACGAAGCTACGAAACTcggcagcaacatcaaacgctgcttctgctgatgcGGATGGAgcttcttctactactgctgccggtgggttgggctgctgctggctggtaaatcaatttgcatttcaatttcatgtaCGATAATTCTGTTCCGGCCTGTTAGCAGCGCGGGCGGCACTGGGGCACAACCGAGAGTTATGATtagtctcacacacacacacccatacacacacacatcgtcgGATGTCGAGAAGGGTTTCTCGCGTTCCCACCGGGGGGACACACCAGCGAGAATGATAATTTAAAAAGCTCATTTGGAAAGTTTTAGCAGCTTCATTCGTGCGAATCGTGCACCGGCGACACCCCGGGACCGTCTCATATCCTTATTTCTGCTTCATGGTACCATCTGCACATCAAAACCAGTCCAATGTGGTTGAAAGGGTGTAAaagcagtggtggtggaggtgtaAAAGTGCGTTCACGTTCGTTACGGTAGCGCGGTTAGTTGAGTTAGCCGCCTCGCACgcgtgttggttttgttgcggCGAGAACTTGCCACGAAACGGAGGCTGACGAGATCTGGCGTGACTTCTGGGTACGCCTTTTGACATTAATGCCTCCTTTTTGGCGGAGAAGCTTTGCCGACTTTGTGCGGTTTCATCCTGGCAATTTCCTCAATTATTACAACTCAAGCTGTTCCCTTTTATGGGGGGAATCCCttaaaataatttgaataCAGATTAGTAATACTGCCGGCGAGCCGAGCTGAGATTAAGCGTTCTCACATAATTTAACGGCAACGATGCCTGGATTTGCTTTGCAAAACATTCCCGTACCTTACAGTACAGAACATTTTCACGATAAACTGGACGAAAACAAGAGAACCCGTACATTATGCATTTAGTTTTGTCGAGGGCTGCATTGCTCTGCTAAATCCGGtatgtttttccctttttaaaaTGCTTGCCATAGTTGAGCTTCGGAGTCGGAGTGAAAGAATGTGCTGTTGCTTCACTGGCCCTGATGTATATTTGCAGTAGTGCTTCATTTTACATGTGTTTACATACTATAACCACCGAACCGTCATGGTTCCGACATTGTAATCCTTACTCCACGGCAGCCCGTAGCACCGTTACGGACTGGTGCCGGGGAGGATAGTCGGCTAGTTAGATAGCACTAGAATTTACATATTCTATACTTCACCAGAccaggtgtgtgtgcccgATCCGATGCATTCAGGCGTATCGTACACCATAGCCGAAGCATCCGTAAGGGACCGGGAAGGCATCACACTACAATGGGAGACAAGGAAGCGCGCGGGACCTTCGGACAGACTGATACTGGATAGCTATTTACATAGTATACTCCAGTGATTCCTTTAACGTGCCAATAAAtatggaaatgagaaaaacgtTGCAACTATCGTCTTTGCCTGGGTTCTCGGCGTAGAATAAGCACAGGCTATAGCGGTGGACTGATAGAGAGTGCTTTAAGTGGGTATATCCTCGCCCGGAGCGTGGTCAATCACCTACGATGGTTGGACCTAATTATAAGAGAAAGATGTTTGCCAGGAGATTCACACATTGTAACGAACCATTCTGGTAAACATTTTGACTATCAATTCCATTTAAAATGCTTTCTGCATAACGTGTGCAATGTAATTCCGTCTTTGAAATCATCTTTTATCCGTTTTTTATCGATTGTTAACTGACTTCTGGTGTAGCTTATAAATATTATGCTTTTTCCGGTTCCTAAATCTGCAGGATTTAGTGAAAATCGGAGGCATCCGGggtttttatgaaggtttttGCATGGTTTCATTTACAATTTTTGCAACAGACTTTAGGTTTTAGGTACAATTACTGCTGGATGTTCTGCACAACTAACTCAAAATGCATAAACATTAAAATACCAACAGTATTCTCCTTCAGCAagcaagagcaagaagaaaattcaatttattgacTCTCATTTGCTTTCTCTCCACGATTAGTATCATTAAATCCTATCGAATATATTTGATTTCATCTCATTCTAATTTTGTACCAGAGACAGCAGTTAGTAAACTAAAAGTAAGCGCTTAGAGGTAGCAGGCCTTGGGAAAACATGCAATGTTGATGCTTCAAA
The sequence above is a segment of the Anopheles darlingi chromosome 2, idAnoDarlMG_H_01, whole genome shotgun sequence genome. Coding sequences within it:
- the LOC125951408 gene encoding microfibril-associated glycoprotein 4-like, whose amino-acid sequence is MKLRVSLFVFCAALYVGASDPGPGGNKKSPSIRLELLLAKLEAMEQKLQEMQNVFKQYQSKQAQSQKKTFNALKKLDQDVVLVLQNRSCHNFTQQIVSVLPKQNQSTHNLAPQILDHVPLTSTTTLRPRHTHFSSCKDISSRISISDTHLIRVKNDSEPFKVYCEQIAFGGGWIVIQHRYNGSLDFYRGWDEYRDGFGDLDKEFWLGLEKLHQITTGRKHELIVELKGFDGSYAYARYDAFEVGNESEQYILKDLGSYSGTAGDAMTYNKGMKFTTKDRDNDLDPSIQCAHNREGAWWHNDCTDANLNGRYVNADDQKSLCWAYFKNIFQGLGFSRMMIRELE